Proteins from a genomic interval of Treponema succinifaciens DSM 2489:
- a CDS encoding DMT family transporter, translating into MEKSELSIIFGAGLVLTAAIWGFAFVVVKDSLDFVGPTWMVAIRFTIAAVCFGLFFIKRFQHLNKDIFFHGCFLGVLLFLGYLTQTIGCNFTTAGKNAFLTTFYVILVPLIGWPVFKKKPGWYVWVAAAVALTGIGLLALDGDGAWYIMNRGDVLTLICGIFFALHIIAGSFFVKKEDVILLTFFQFAASGVLGFLTAPFLDGNFDVSLIKNSTVVVSMLYLGIFSSMVCFVLQNVGLKYVPSALASLFLSLESVFGVLCSCIFLGERLTLKMFVGCALIFCAIVLAEVIPNLKQDKK; encoded by the coding sequence ATGGAAAAAAGTGAACTTTCTATTATTTTTGGAGCGGGACTGGTTCTTACTGCCGCAATCTGGGGATTTGCTTTTGTTGTTGTAAAAGACAGCTTGGATTTTGTTGGACCTACCTGGATGGTTGCAATCCGGTTTACAATTGCCGCTGTCTGCTTTGGCTTGTTTTTCATAAAACGTTTTCAGCATTTAAATAAAGACATTTTTTTTCACGGATGCTTTTTGGGAGTTCTTCTGTTTTTGGGTTACCTTACTCAGACGATTGGCTGCAATTTTACAACTGCCGGAAAAAACGCTTTCCTTACAACTTTCTATGTAATTCTTGTTCCGCTTATCGGCTGGCCTGTGTTTAAGAAAAAGCCGGGCTGGTATGTCTGGGTTGCGGCGGCTGTGGCTCTTACAGGAATAGGCTTGCTTGCCCTTGACGGAGATGGCGCCTGGTACATTATGAACCGCGGAGATGTTCTTACTTTAATCTGTGGAATTTTCTTTGCGCTTCACATAATTGCAGGCTCGTTTTTTGTAAAGAAAGAAGATGTGATTCTGCTTACATTTTTTCAGTTTGCGGCGAGCGGTGTTCTGGGCTTTTTAACAGCGCCTTTTTTAGACGGCAACTTTGACGTTTCACTTATAAAAAATTCAACCGTTGTTGTTTCCATGCTTTACCTTGGAATTTTCAGTTCGATGGTTTGCTTCGTGCTTCAGAATGTCGGATTGAAATATGTTCCTTCCGCACTGGCATCTCTTTTCCTTTCGTTGGAAAGCGTTTTTGGAGTTCTTTGCAGCTGTATTTTTCTTGGTGAACGCCTTACGTTAAAAATGTTCGTCGGCTGCGCCTTGATTTTCTGCGCGATAGTTTTAGCGGAAGTGATTCCAAATTTGAAGCAAGACAAGAAATAG